The Vicia villosa cultivar HV-30 ecotype Madison, WI linkage group LG1, Vvil1.0, whole genome shotgun sequence genome includes a region encoding these proteins:
- the LOC131616486 gene encoding protein SOB FIVE-LIKE 3-like produces MKPPKNFGSEEECESSESGWTMYIGSHIEDDDGDVDNMDEEGTTTHQGYPQDDESDDSMVSDASSGPSHQHGNDIGKRGVVNYGLQGFKQVVVEETQYDNDDDDDDDESKYCLEKKAIKTVEKKMEEKKLDGKGKSSVQGGGKVRKRK; encoded by the coding sequence ATGAAACCACCCAAGAACTTTGGAAGTGAAGAGGAATGTGAGAGCAGTGAATCTGGATGGACTATGTATATTGGATCTCACAtagaagatgatgatggagatgTTGATAACATGGATGAAGAAGGAACTACTACTCATCAAGGTTATCCACAAGATGATGAAAGTGATGATTCTATGGTTTCTGATGCTTCTTCTGGGCCAAGTCATCAACATGGGAATGATATTGGCAAAAGAGGAGTAGTCAACTATGGCTTACAAGGTTTCAAGCAAGTGGTGGTTGAGGAGACTCaatatgataatgatgatgatgatgatgatgatgaaagcaAGTATTGCTTAGaaaagaaagcaataaaaactgtggaaaagaaaatggaagaaaaaaagttGGATGGTAAAGGTAAGTCTTCAGTTCAAGGTGGTGGCAAGgtgagaaaaaggaaatag